The genomic stretch aatatacgttatagagaaagaaaaatgagaaagagaaacatccAGTgggatataattttctcttaaaattaaaatttatatatttatttgaagtgAGAgagatgtaacaaaaaaagaaacagatgcCCATTTGGACATCTTTTATCCTATaagtttatgaataattataactaatagaaaaaaatataaagaatcttttttatgtcattttttttcaaggagAATACTTTTATTGTTCTAGATTAATCtagaaattatacatatattagttCACAATTTCAATTGTCTCAAATCATTCCGATTAATCAAAGATTACAATTGCAAGTGAAATTTTGTCAGAGAGAAAGGGACCTTTTTAAATTTGCGCGCTTATTCCCCTAAATTCGTATATAGTTCCCAGTTTAGGCAATCTTCCGAATTATCACATCCCATTCACGGGTAGGGGGCAATAACATTTGggatgcgttccgtttcacgcatagatcgcctgaaaatctataattcacgttacatatattatagattttcaagCGATCTAcgcgtgaaacggaacgcaacctTGGTCACACTTCGCCGTGCGTCTCTGCTGATTCTGATCTGGCGTCCCATGGCATCTTATGACACAGATTAATAGACAGATAGCCAAAGGCCCGCCGGCCTTTCCGTGCAACACATTTTGCCCCTTATTGACTCACTTTGCCCCTGGTTTGAGTCTGGGCTAAATTCTgttgattttatcaaaagacTTTGCCCCTGGTTCGAGTCCAGGCTAAATTCCATTGATTTTATCAACAGACTTTGCCCCTGGTTCGAGTCCAGGCTAATTCATCATGAAACCAATGAAATGTGAGAGAGACTTGCCTCTTATTGTCTCGCTCGCTCCTGAGACAATGATAAGAGTGAGCGAGACAATGACAAAAGTGAGCGAGAGGAAAATAGCAACGTGCAAAGAAGATTCGAGGATTAAGATCGAGCTTTTATGAATATTCCTCTTTCACTCACTCCTGTGATAGTCTCGCTCACTCTTAATGTCTTATTATCATCAGAAGCGAACGAGACAATAATAAGAGCAAGCGAAAAAAAGGACGGCAAAGGCTCGATATTCGTATCTTCTTTGGACGTTGctattttcttcttgtttGCTTCTATGATTGTCTCATTCCTATATTGTCTTACTCGCATTCATATATTCGTCTTGCTCACTCTCAATGCTCATCTCGTTCACTACAAGTTGtcttttgtgtaaaataaactttaaaaaatatatatctattttatggaGCAGATTTtgtacgataaatatttcaaatcatgttttttcttcataattatatattgcataattatattatttgtttattatgaattaaattataaataaaataattaattaaaaaagcagtTTTGCAAACTTTTCTAAAACATAAAACTCATATTCCTTGTTGCTTTCTATTTACACGTGGATATTGAAGAAAGacagaaattttaatgtaaataatttttaatgtttttgattAAATGGAAAGCATTACTATCGTATTAATAACGATGCgacttttgaaaatttgttacCATTGTGTTAACGATGCGACTTTACCTTGGGAACGTAATTGCTGCCTTGGCCACTACTACGCTATGGCGCTGAAACGATATGAAATATACTGATCTCAATGAAAAATACTGGTCTCGCCTTCATCCGGGCCTTTGGCTATCTACTAATCTATGCTTATGATGCCTAATAAGCTGAAAGACCGATTCCTTGGAAAACTGTCAACCGGTCGTGAATACGGATGAAACAATCAAAAAGAAGTATCGAACATCGTTCGGATATCAAGtgttttctactttttcatcgactattttgatatattggtCAACGCGCTATAGTCGCACAACAAACGAATTTCCAACGAATTTCCGACGAATTTACTCGATTGTCATATTGATCGCGTGCCGGACACGTGGTGTCCGGTCATCGTCTTCGTCGGCATGGAACCCAGGAATACGGCGATGCTGGAATCTTCCGGCGAGGATGCCATACTAATCGAGACTGTGAAAAGTATAGTGACGCAGCGGGAACGCAACGAGTCGGGGACTGAGGATGATTTCTTCCTGGTATCGCAGGACCAGGGCGAGCGATACTCCGGCGAGAATGTCGAGGAAACGACATCCCACAAGCACGAAACGAAGGAAGTCCTCACGTGGATACACCTCTGCAGGACATGCGCCAATACGTGCGATAATCTAATACCTATCTTTGAGGGCGAAGGAGCGGAGCACGACTTGTCTAATAAAATACTCAAATACTTACCAATACACGtgtgtacaatatttaatcgttaaatttaacaatttaaatatcgaCGATCTCAGTGAtggtgtattatttataatgtgctATTTACTTCACAGATATCTGACAACGATACTCTGCCATTGCAACTGTGTCATAAATGTGCAGGCATATTGTTGGCTTGGCATGAATTAAGCGAGGGATGTCTAAGTGCAGAGAAGAAACTACTGAAGCTGCAGGAAACATTAGAAAATAAGCAAcaggtaaataatatattattaaagaaagtgtgtatataattatagtaatttagTGCACTTACTATAATCTAAAATGTAAGATAAAAGAcaggataaaagaaaatataaaataaaacaaatttttattgtctcCATGCTTCctgactatatattttttttatcatttaagatTTAATGTGAAATGcttctttctatctttctttctctatctcattTTTGACATCTTAgcagtatatattaattatacattctttGATTTTACAGGATTATCCTGCATCTTTAGCTAATTTTGAAGTTTCTACATTGGTTACAACAACAACTCCAACCATTGTGTCAAACACGACAAACTCACAAGTAAGTAATAAaacagtataataaaatattgtaaaaaataatttctttgtttctactaagatatttaattatctttttattgtagCCTGATCAGCAAATTGACACAAAAAATGGGGCACATGACatagaagaaattaataaatctaacaggtaaaaatatcatatattttcataatttatcagctgtatataaaaaaaagcacaGAGTTTTTGCTCTCACTATCTGCTCGTTTATGTAAACCTAATTTTGCTTATAATCGCTATAACTATACTTTTAGTGGGgatagataaatagaataaatgaatatatatatatatatatatatatatatatatatatatatatatatatatactatgctATATACTATGCTTGTGAAATGTTTTCTATTTGTCTTACGAAAAGATGGAGATATAATCGATCTGACTGAATACACACAATTATAACGCGTTATAATTGATGACTCAATcaatcatttgaaaaaaaaagagaaaaaaaacgatttgCCGGCGTTGGGCATAccaagaaaatttttacggCAACCTAATGAAAGATTTTGAAAgcatagaaagaaaaaggcaATGTATCGGAACGACCGAAGGTTGGCTTTAAAGATTATACTCAGAAAAACAAGCGCCGAAATATAACCAGCTCAAAACGGCAATCGTCCGCAAGTGCGAAACCTGGAGTCAAGTTTCGGCTATTTTGCAGGTCATGTGGCGTCCGGACACCGTTTAAAGTGTCCCCGGACATGCAGAATGCATTTTGGAAGCCATACAGGAAACGATGTCAATCGAGAATGCGCAACCTGAAAAAGCCTGAGAGTATGGCGACCGAGGACTGCGATCCGATTTGGGTTACTGTGACGGACACGGCGCATCAACCGCCCATCATGTCTGAGCAACTGGAGAACGATCCCTTGAGGTTGACTGCTGAGGTGAAGAAAGAGCATATCTCCACACAAAACTCTATAAAAGATTCCAATCGCGAAAATGAACCTCATCGGACAATTGCACGCGATAAGGAGAAAATCCCGATAGATCAAATCCTAGATGATGAATCGATACGTTCCCTTGATAACGAAATAGATAAGGATTTGTATAAAAACAGCAAAGCATCACATAAGGAGGAATCTTTTCTGTGTGCTGAATGTGGGAAGTGCTTTAGATTGAAGGATTCGTATTTACGTCACATGAGAATCCATAAGGATGAGCGACCATTCACTTGTCACGTATGCGGCAAGCAGTTTCGCGATTCCGGCGGTCTCACTAGGCATTTGAAGGACGTGCACGCAAAGTTGAAGAACTTTATGTGCGATCTGTGTAGCAAATCATTCGCATCCAAGGCCACACGAGAGGATCATCGGCGCACTCATACCGGCGAACGGCCATATGTCTGCGATTCATGCGGCAAGACCTTCAAGTCCAAAGCATCCCTTTATATCCACAGTAAACTTCATACTAAT from Cataglyphis hispanica isolate Lineage 1 chromosome 3, ULB_Chis1_1.0, whole genome shotgun sequence encodes the following:
- the LOC126848240 gene encoding zinc finger protein 836-like isoform X2 — translated: MEPRNTAMLESSGEDAILIETVKSIVTQRERNESGTEDDFFLVSQDQGERYSGENVEETTSHKHETKEVLTWIHLCRTCANTCDNLIPIFEGEGAEHDLSNKILKYLPIHISDNDTLPLQLCHKCAGILLAWHELSEGCLSAEKKLLKLQETLENKQQDYPASLANFEVSTLVTTTTPTIVSNTTNSQPDQQIDTKNGAHDIEEINKSNRSCGVRTPFKVSPDMQNAFWKPYRKRCQSRMRNLKKPESMATEDCDPIWVTVTDTAHQPPIMSEQLENDPLRLTAEVKKEHISTQNSIKDSNRENEPHRTIARDKEKIPIDQILDDESIRSLDNEIDKDLYKNSKASHKEESFLCAECGKCFRLKDSYLRHMRIHKDERPFTCHVCGKQFRDSGGLTRHLKDVHAKLKNFMCDLCSKSFASKATREDHRRTHTGERPYVCDSCGKTFKSKASLYIHSKLHTNEFPHACSYCSKRFRRRQEVLAHITTHTGEKNHVCDVCAKKFRVKSELARHKLIHSESKPFVCIKCGLAFRQKRYLNNHIKSRHNESLRAS